One Cardinium endosymbiont cEper1 of Encarsia pergandiella genomic region harbors:
- the bioB gene encoding biotin synthase BioB: MVPKWTFSEVDKVFSLPFPELMYTAQKEHKQHFNASEIQVSTLLSIKTGSCPENCAYCPQSAHYNTRLQKKSLSTIAEVVAAAKRAKETGSTRFCMGAAWRGPRDQDLKIVCEMVKEVKKLGLETCVTLGLLKDNQANMLKRAGLNFYNHNVDTSEAYYDKIITTRSFKDRLNTLEQIRNADIKVCCGGILGMGETNEDRIKMLILLANMDTPPESVPINMLMKIPGTPLEDVDNIDPFDFIRTIAVARIMMPTSYIRLAAGREKMSDEFQALCFLAGANSIFYGEKLLTAQNPIPEQDHNLFQRLGLKKMVIKPMAIDA; this comes from the coding sequence ATGGTTCCAAAATGGACTTTTTCTGAGGTAGACAAAGTTTTTAGTCTTCCATTTCCAGAGTTAATGTATACAGCACAAAAAGAACATAAGCAACACTTTAATGCTAGTGAAATCCAAGTTAGTACGCTTTTAAGTATTAAAACAGGTAGTTGTCCTGAAAACTGCGCCTATTGCCCCCAATCGGCACACTATAACACTAGATTACAAAAAAAGTCTTTATCAACCATTGCAGAAGTAGTTGCAGCAGCCAAACGTGCAAAAGAAACGGGTAGCACCCGCTTCTGTATGGGTGCAGCCTGGCGTGGACCACGTGATCAAGATTTAAAAATTGTTTGCGAAATGGTTAAAGAAGTAAAAAAGCTAGGTCTTGAAACCTGTGTTACACTTGGTTTATTAAAAGATAACCAGGCTAATATGCTCAAAAGAGCTGGGTTAAATTTTTACAATCATAATGTGGATACTTCGGAAGCTTATTACGATAAAATTATAACGACACGTAGTTTTAAAGATCGTTTAAATACCCTAGAGCAGATCCGTAATGCAGACATTAAGGTCTGCTGCGGTGGCATTCTCGGTATGGGAGAAACAAATGAAGATCGCATAAAAATGTTGATCCTTCTTGCTAACATGGATACGCCACCAGAATCCGTTCCAATTAATATGCTGATGAAGATTCCTGGAACGCCTCTTGAGGATGTAGACAATATTGATCCGTTTGATTTTATTCGTACGATTGCAGTAGCACGCATCATGATGCCAACATCCTATATTCGTTTGGCAGCTGGGCGAGAGAAAATGTCAGATGAATTTCAAGCATTATGTTTTCTTGCTGGAGCCAATTCAATCTTTTATGGTGAAAAGCTACTTACTGCTCAAAATCCAATACCAGAACAAGATCATAATTTATTCCAACGGTTGGGATTGAAAAAAATGGTTATAAAGCCTATGGCAATAGATGCATAA
- a CDS encoding aminotransferase class I/II-fold pyridoxal phosphate-dependent enzyme, protein MYKLYHKYLHEQKSKEKYRQLQLDLDKNHIDFSTNDYLGLSKSKVVFLAAQSAGQEFGVGATGSRLLSGNKSLFQLFENKIAQDKKTQAGLIFNSGFQANITVLSSLLDASVWGSRPIVFFDKLNHASLYQAVFLSHAELIRYQHNDMDHLSKLLTKHKDDKRPKFIVTETIFGMDGDIVPIDEIFTISKENESFLYLDEAHATGMIGHNGYGLSTHINLAEIPHLVLGTFSKALGCFGAYVACANILKEYLINKCPGFIYSTALSPMVIGAASKAWDLVRHYTAQRQNLYFKAEKLRRKLQHLGFNIGHSITHIIPIIIGDERHAIYVKEQLLKHRLVVSMVRPPTVPPGTSRLRIALNTSHSDQDLDYLVDILKQV, encoded by the coding sequence ATGTACAAGTTATATCATAAATACCTTCATGAACAAAAATCTAAAGAAAAATATAGACAGTTACAATTAGATTTGGATAAAAACCACATTGATTTCTCTACGAATGATTATCTTGGGCTCAGTAAGTCAAAAGTAGTATTTTTAGCAGCACAATCTGCTGGACAGGAGTTTGGAGTAGGTGCTACAGGTTCTCGTTTACTCTCTGGTAATAAAAGCCTATTTCAGCTTTTTGAAAATAAAATTGCCCAAGATAAAAAAACGCAAGCAGGTCTTATTTTTAATTCAGGTTTTCAAGCTAATATAACAGTTCTTTCTAGTCTATTAGATGCATCAGTATGGGGTAGTCGACCTATTGTTTTTTTTGACAAATTGAATCATGCAAGTTTGTATCAAGCTGTATTTTTAAGTCATGCTGAGCTTATACGCTATCAACATAATGACATGGATCATTTAAGTAAGTTGTTGACCAAACACAAAGATGACAAAAGGCCAAAGTTTATCGTTACGGAAACCATTTTTGGTATGGATGGAGATATAGTACCGATAGATGAAATTTTTACGATTAGTAAAGAAAATGAATCTTTTCTATATTTAGATGAAGCACATGCAACGGGTATGATTGGCCATAATGGCTATGGATTATCCACGCATATTAACCTTGCAGAAATTCCCCATTTAGTATTAGGCACTTTCAGTAAAGCTTTGGGGTGCTTTGGTGCATATGTTGCTTGTGCCAATATCCTAAAGGAGTACTTAATTAATAAATGTCCAGGGTTTATCTACTCGACTGCCCTTTCTCCAATGGTAATTGGAGCCGCATCTAAAGCTTGGGACTTAGTAAGGCATTATACTGCTCAACGTCAAAATTTATATTTTAAAGCTGAAAAACTCAGGAGAAAATTGCAGCACCTTGGATTTAACATAGGTCATTCAATCACCCATATTATACCAATTATTATAGGGGATGAACGCCATGCCATCTATGTAAAAGAGCAGCTTTTAAAACATCGATTGGTTGTTTCTATGGTACGTCCACCTACTGTTCCACCTGGTACCTCAAGATTACGGATTGCACTTAATACAAGTCACAGTGATCAGGATTTAGACTATTTAGTAGATATACTTAAACAAGTATGA
- a CDS encoding alpha/beta hydrolase, with protein MKPLFIFCHGWGFDQQFFEPLIKEYFPTVGCHSLDLGYFGNEKIDLPTDQPFIGVGHSLGFIKLASLKVKFTALIGIQAFINFLGFDPQLQKKRRLELKTIFNYFHRNPIDTLTSFHKRCGLDYTFPKSFNTTKLIQDLALLTTTHPFPSIPLLIIGAKNDSIVPPPLIYDNFSKLSKYVKVIVHHKGHHCLGLYERHFIYQQIINFLDRIGQSIHTTQL; from the coding sequence ATGAAACCACTTTTTATATTTTGTCATGGTTGGGGATTTGATCAGCAGTTTTTTGAGCCACTTATAAAAGAATACTTTCCTACCGTTGGCTGCCATTCTTTAGACCTTGGTTATTTTGGAAATGAAAAAATAGACCTTCCGACTGATCAGCCATTTATTGGTGTGGGTCATTCCCTTGGATTTATAAAATTGGCTTCCCTAAAGGTGAAATTTACGGCACTTATTGGGATACAGGCTTTTATAAACTTTTTAGGATTTGATCCACAATTGCAAAAAAAAAGAAGGTTAGAACTTAAAACCATCTTCAACTATTTTCACCGCAATCCGATAGATACATTGACATCGTTCCATAAACGTTGTGGACTAGATTATACCTTTCCCAAAAGTTTTAATACAACAAAGTTGATCCAAGATTTGGCATTGCTCACTACTACACATCCATTCCCATCTATACCACTATTGATAATAGGTGCAAAAAATGATTCTATTGTACCTCCACCCCTTATATATGATAATTTTAGTAAATTAAGTAAATATGTTAAAGTTATAGTGCATCACAAAGGTCATCATTGCTTAGGCCTATATGAGCGTCATTTTATATATCAGCAAATTATAAATTTTTTAGATAGAATTGGCCAAAGTATACATACAACGCAACTTTAA
- a CDS encoding methyltransferase domain-containing protein: MAKVYIQRNFNSASASYDAVASIQKKCATQLVGCLKKHFPTCHPDTILDLGTGTGYIPEILLYAFPESKFTLNDLSFNMLDKAKKKLPSKRVSYILGDMEVQDFDFHDLIISNLALQWVDDLYRTIRKFYEKSGFFAFSCLLDGTFSEWSKIFIDASLTTPIHRYPSRPALEHYIGSLEPSKYFCDVCAFDVVFSSAADFMRYLKALGANYSHQHITIADLKRIINMYRDKIKVTYKVFFCILSR, encoded by the coding sequence TTGGCCAAAGTATACATACAACGCAACTTTAACAGCGCAAGCGCATCTTATGATGCAGTTGCTTCTATTCAAAAAAAATGTGCTACACAGTTAGTTGGTTGCTTGAAAAAGCATTTTCCTACATGTCATCCAGATACTATTTTAGATTTGGGTACAGGTACTGGATATATTCCAGAAATATTATTGTATGCTTTTCCTGAAAGCAAGTTTACTTTAAATGACCTATCATTTAATATGCTTGATAAAGCAAAAAAGAAACTACCCAGTAAAAGGGTCAGCTATATTTTAGGTGATATGGAAGTACAAGATTTCGATTTTCATGATCTTATCATCTCCAATTTGGCACTACAATGGGTAGACGATTTATATAGAACCATAAGAAAGTTTTACGAAAAATCAGGTTTTTTTGCTTTTTCATGTTTACTCGATGGTACATTTAGTGAATGGTCTAAAATCTTTATAGATGCCTCTCTGACTACACCCATCCATCGGTATCCATCTAGACCAGCATTAGAGCATTATATAGGTTCCTTAGAGCCAAGTAAATACTTTTGCGATGTATGTGCCTTTGATGTAGTTTTTTCAAGCGCAGCCGACTTTATGAGATACTTAAAGGCACTAGGCGCAAATTACAGCCACCAGCACATTACGATAGCTGATTTAAAAAGGATTATTAACATGTATAGAGATAAAATTAAGGTCACGTATAAAGTATTTTTTTGCATTTTAAGTAGATGA
- the bioD gene encoding dethiobiotin synthase produces the protein MKIFITGTDTDVGKTIVSSWLCLHTGYAYFKPIQTGAILGRDSYTVNQLTGTDVYKEAFLFKAPLSPHLAASMESKEIDINKIELPKVNHLIIEGAGGILVPINENILMVDLIKQFAIPVILVARSTLGTINHTLLSLEALRARDIPVLGIILNGPYHQDNLQTIESYGKTQVLASIPRLAHITQKHLIEVPFSDPLQTIFKLCI, from the coding sequence ATGAAAATCTTTATCACCGGAACAGATACAGATGTTGGTAAGACCATTGTAAGTAGCTGGCTTTGTCTACATACTGGATACGCTTATTTTAAGCCTATTCAAACCGGAGCTATTTTAGGTAGAGACAGTTATACAGTCAATCAATTAACAGGAACCGATGTCTATAAAGAAGCATTTCTCTTTAAAGCGCCATTATCCCCCCATTTGGCTGCATCAATGGAAAGCAAGGAAATTGACATCAACAAGATAGAGTTACCTAAAGTCAACCATTTAATTATAGAGGGTGCTGGAGGCATTCTTGTTCCAATTAATGAAAATATACTTATGGTTGATCTAATAAAGCAGTTTGCGATACCGGTCATCTTAGTAGCTCGGTCTACGCTTGGCACTATTAACCACACATTGTTAAGTTTAGAAGCCTTGCGTGCAAGGGACATACCTGTACTAGGCATAATTTTAAATGGGCCATATCATCAAGATAATCTTCAAACAATCGAATCCTATGGTAAAACGCAAGTGCTGGCATCTATCCCTAGATTAGCCCATATAACCCAAAAACACTTAATAGAAGTACCCTTTTCTGATCCATTACAAACTATTTTTAAACTATGCATCTAA